The DNA segment ACAATTAAACTGCCTGATGGGTCAACGATCACCGCGGAATGGAGTGAAAGCGGCGGGGATAGAGGTTTGTATGAGTTTGTTTGTGATTCACATCACGTGAAACTTCCTCTAATTGTCCGAACGCGGAAACCTGGAGATCGGATCGTACTTAAAGGAATGGATGGTTCAAAAAAGGTAAAGGATATCTTTATTGATAAAAAAGTTCCTGCGTCCAAACGGGAAGAGTGGCCACTTGTGACAGACAGCGATGGGCAAGTTCTTTGGCTTGTTGGATTGAGAAAGGGAGGAGACTGTACCAGGGATGCATCTGGTACATGGCTTCGATTACATTATAAAAATAACCTAGACACGTAGGAGGAGCATGCATGCATAGTGAAATTGAAAAGATCTTAATTTCCGAGGAGGAAATTCAAGAGAAGTGCAAGGAAATCGGGGCGCAGCTAACAGAGGAATATAATGGCCACTTCCCATTGGCTATCGGTGTTTTAAAAGGTGCCATGCCTTTTATGGGAGACCTTTTAAAACGAGTGGAAACGCACCTTGAGATGGATTTTATGGATGTTTCAAGCTACAACGGTGGTATGAGATCTTCAGGTGAGGTTAAAATTGTTAAAGACCTTGATACTCAGGTAGAAGGAAGAGACCTGTTAATCATAGAGGACATTATTGACAGTGGATTAACATTAAGCTATTTAGTGGACTTATTTAAGTATCGTAAGGCTAAATCCATTAAAATCGTAACATTGCTTGATAAGCCGACAGGAAGAACATCACATATTAAGGCAGATACAATTGGGTTTGATGTCCCGGACGAGTTTGTTGTAGGTTACGGGTTAGATTATAACGAAAAATATCGTAACCTTCCTTATATAGGCGTTCTTAAACCGGAAGTGTACGGAGGCTGATGTATTCAATGGCTGCTAAAAATGTAGATGTGCTTCCAATAAGGGTAATTAGTTGTGTCTTTAGTTTTTGGTATGATAGTATTTACTATAGTTTTTCTCGCTTGGGAGGAGGTAGGCAATGAGCCGTATATTTCGTAACACCATATTTTATTTACTTATCTTCCTCGTAGTTATCGCCGTAGTTGGTCTATTTAGAGGTCAAGGTGAGCCACAGGAAACCTTAAATGTGAACGAATTTTACGATAGATTGAACAGTGGCCAAATCGAAGAAATGACCATGCAGCCTGTCAATGGAGTTATTGGCATCACAGGGCAGCTTGCTGGTAGTGAAGAAGGCGAAGGAGCTTTTACAGCGCAGCTTCCAGCTAACGAGCAAATCATTTCCAACGTTACGCAAACCGCTCAAGAACAAAGTGTATTAACAGTTGAAGAAGCAGAACAGCCAAGTGTATGGGTGACAGTATTAACATCAATCATACCGTTTGTGATTATATTTATCCTATTCATCTTCTTGCTTAATCAGGCTCAGGGCGGCGGAAGTCGTGTCATGAACTTTGGTAAGAGTAAGGCGAAGATGTACAGT comes from the Halobacillus shinanisalinarum genome and includes:
- the hpt gene encoding hypoxanthine phosphoribosyltransferase, translating into MHSEIEKILISEEEIQEKCKEIGAQLTEEYNGHFPLAIGVLKGAMPFMGDLLKRVETHLEMDFMDVSSYNGGMRSSGEVKIVKDLDTQVEGRDLLIIEDIIDSGLTLSYLVDLFKYRKAKSIKIVTLLDKPTGRTSHIKADTIGFDVPDEFVVGYGLDYNEKYRNLPYIGVLKPEVYGG